The genomic interval TGCAGGCTGCCCGGCTGTTTCTGCTGTGAAAAATAAACACCGCTAGGTTTCAACACGCGTGCAATCTCTCGGTAAACAGGCCAGACGTCGGCCACATAGCACAAGCTGACCGGATGCAGCACCGCATCGAACGTCGCGTCGCCCAACATCGACAAGTCGTCCATCGACGCTTCGATCAGTTGCAACGACAGCCCCATGCGTTGGGCGACCAGTCGATCGATCGAGAGTTGCAGAGAGCTGAAATCGACGACTGTAACGTTCGCGCCCGCGATCGCGTGCAGCGGCCCGTGCGTTCCCCCTCCCGCCGCCAAACACAACAAGGATCCGCCACTGAAACAGACTTCGTCTCGCAACCAAGGGTCGACGGCCTGCAACGCCTCCTGTCGTGACTCAGGCAAAATGCCGCTGAACACGAAGCGAGGATCGTTTGCCTTATCGTCCCAAGCTTGACGGTTTTGTTGCTGGATCGGGATGTTGGACGATTCCTTGTCACGACGCAGCGCTGCAGAGAGTTCGTTTAGGCTTGGTGAACTCGGATCGGTCAACCGGCGTCGTACTGCATCAAGAGGGCTGTAAATCACTCCACCGATCAATAACTTGGGCGGTGTCGGCTCACTGACTCCCGTCCATTGACCACCGAAATGCAACGCCAGGTACTCGCCCCACCATGCACCGTAAACCAACACCAGCGATTGCAGAAATGCCGGATCGCCAACAATCCGCTCACGATCCAAAATCTGATCCACTGTCACCAGCGATCCGACGTCGCCCAATTCAATCGCACAACGATGTTGCTCTCGAGCGTGCTGCCGAGCAGCTATCGCATACGCGTCAAGTGGACCGGGTGAGCTCAATCCGTGGCCCCGCCTGATTTGCGAAGCGTCATCAGGTATTCCACCAGATCGACAAGTTGATCGACTGTCATCAGTCGCTGCAGATCTTGCGGCATCAACGACTTGGATTGTTTTTTCAGGATCTCAATCGAATCTTGAGCGACGGTTTTGTCGATCCCTTCGCTGGTCCTGAGAGTCACTGCCTGATCGGTCTCGCTGATCAACAATCCGGTTACGGTGCTACCGTCTTCGGTCAGCAGTGAATAGGTTTCAAAGTTGTGGCTCACCGCAGCACTTGGGTCCAAGATGGAAACATACATGGCTTCGCGCGACAGCTTGCTGCCGATCTCCGTCAGGTCTGGCCCCACTTCTTTTCCTTCTCCGCGAACCTTGTGGCAGTTGATGCAGGTTCCTTCGGTTCGGAACACGATTCCACCGGCGTCAACATTGCCTTTGCGTTTGACCAGTTCGGCGACGGTCGGCAACGGCTTGCTGTCTTTGGTCGCAGGCAATTCCAGGTATTTGGACGCTTCGGCGGCAATCGCCTCGTCGTCAGACGACAACAAAACGTTCGCCGCAGCAAATTTCAGTTCGTTGGCTAACTTTCCAGCGGCCACCAGTCCGAGGACTTCTTTTTGCCCGGCAGTTTGTCGTCCCAACGCGGCGATCGCTGCCGACTGCAACTCGACCGTTGTGTTAGAGTCTGTCAGCAGTGGCAACAACATGGTGACCGTTTTCTTTCCACCGGAACGACCGATCAGTCCGATCGCCGAAGTTGCTTTGACCGCGTTGTCGCCCTTCGCGATCGACAACAACGCCTTTTCCTGGCCCATGGCAAAGAGTGCATCTGCCGCGCGAACGCCACCGGTCTCGTCAGCATGACTCAGGCTGTATGCGACAAGGTCATCCGTGATCTCGGTCGGCTGAAACCGCCCGATCAATTCAAAATACTGATCCGTTCCGGGCTGTGACTTGAGGTATCGCAGTACGGCGGCTTTGGCGGGTTCGGAGGAATTGAGGTCAAACGACTTCATCCTCAGCACCGTTTCAACAACCAATTTGTCCTTGGGGTTCAACGCGGGCGGTTCGTCCGCGCAGACCAAATCCACGGCCAGGAAAGCAGCAACGAATAAAACAAATGTGGTTCGTAGAATCATAGAATTACGTCAGCCCTCAAGTACGTCAGCCTTTCCAGGCTGACATGCGAAAGATAATGTCAGCCTAGAAAGGCTGACGTACTACAGATAATGTCAGCCTGGAAAGGCTGACGTGCGGGTGTTTGTGTCAGCCTGGAAAGGCTGACGTACTTGAGCACCCTACAGTCCCAACAAGGACTTCAACGCTGCTTCCTTTTTCGCCCCGTCGTGGAAGTCGAACGCACGCATGTAGTGATCCGTTTGATCCGCGGGGGTGCTGGAATCCTGAAGGATCTTCACCAAGTAGCTCGCTGCATCACCCGCCCGACTTCGCCAAACGATATCACGTCCGGCAGGCGTATTCCAATCCTCGCCGACTTGCTCCAGCCATGTGGCGAAAAACTCGTCCGCACGCGGATCCGATGCGAGGCCCAATGCCTCCAGGTACCACCGGTCCTTGCCGTCGTACTGTTGAGCAAGCTGCGCCCAAAGCTCGGCGGCTTGCGGTGCGGTGCTGTGCCGGAGAGCAACCAACAGTTCACGTCGGACTTGAGGTGACGGATCGCGAACGACAGCGTTGGCATATTGATCAACACTCATCTCGAGCTGACGAGCCAAGCGGATGCCGACGATGCGGATGTTGGGATCTTTGTCCGCCAACGCTTGTTGAACAGTCTTGGCACCGTTTCCTTCGATCTTGCCCAACAACCACAGCGCCCGGGCGCGATAGATCGGGTTGTCTGACGCCGTCATTTTTTGTAGTGCCGCTTCTGCGCCACGGCCCATCTTGTGCAATGCTTGCCAAGCAAGATAGCGAGTCGCGTAGTTCGGATTCTTGAGTGCTTCGATGGCACCATCGGCCGTGCTGAAATCAAACTTCGGAACGTTGTATTTGCCGCTGTGGTCCAGCGGCAAGATACGGAACAAGCGTCCTTTGTCCAAGTCACCCATGCCGTGCCCGCCGACGCCGGGATCGTACCAATCAGCAACCACGAGCGATCCGTCCGGAGCGATCTTAACGTCCGATGGACGATACCACTTGTCCTGCGTTCCCGTCAGGATGTCTCGTATCTTGGCACTGTAGCCGGCGCCGTCGTCTGACAGAATGTAGGCGCGGCAAACGTTCGGACCCGCATCGCAGTGCAACAATTGACCACGGAACATCGGCAACAAGTCGCCTTCGTAAACGGTGATTCCCGTGGGTGAACCGGCGCCGGTTTGCAGAAGGTTCGGAACGACGCCTGGATCATTCAGGTGCCAGTGTTGCAGTGGGACTTCATTGCTCATGCCCGTTCGAGCGGTCTTCCATCCGGCACCCGTCTTTTCGTCCTTGTAGCCGTAGTTCCCAAACTCCATCACATAATTGATGCGGACACCTTTGTTGCCGTCGTCGTCGTTGTCCGACTGCCACAGGCTGCCATAGGAATCGACGGTGACCATCCAGTTGTTGCGAAAGTTCCAGCCCAGCGTTTCAAACTCGCTGCCGTCCAGATTGCAGCGGAACACCATTCCCTCTTGATACGGTTTGCGATCCACCGTCACGCGATTGCCCGCCATATCGACCAACAAGTTGCCATCTTTGTCTTTGATCTCACGACCGGCGTTGCCGAAATTGAAATAGAGTTTGCCGTCCGGCCCGAACGTGAACGCATGGATGCCGTGGTCATGCTGTGAACCGCTGATGCCGCTGAACAGCACCTCTTTGCTGTCCGGCTTGTCATCGCCGTCGGTGTCGGTGAACACTTGGACTTTGTCGCCAGCGGACACGATCACCTTGTTGCCCAACACGCAGACACCGTGCGGTGAATCGATATCGGTTCCTTGGTAGTAGACCGTTTCCTTGTCGGCCTGTCCGTCGCTGTCGGTGTCTTCCAAGATCAGGATGCGGTCGCCCTCGGGGCGTTGGCCCAGATGTTTGCGATAGTTCACGATTTCGCAGACCCAAACACGTCCGCGATGATCGATGTCGATGTTCGAGGGGCTCAGCAATTGCGGTTCGGCTGCGAACAAGCTCGCTGCCAATCCCTCGCCGACCTCCAATCCATCCAGCGCAGCCGAAGCTTCTCGTGACCCTCCGCCGCCGGTTCCCGACGGTGTCGGGGGCTTGCTCGTGTAAACCAGGAACTCAACGCTGCTGGAATCACCACAACTGCCTTGATCGGTTCCTCCGTTGTCCAGTCCCGCGCGTGCTTGGAACCGGTTGTACCCGGTCGGCAGATCAAACGCGATGACGGAATTGGCATGCGTTCCGAAGCCGTATGCGACTGGCTTGCCGTTGATTTGCAGTTTCGCGCCGCCCGCGTTTTTGTCGACTCGAACTTGGCCGAAATCTGTCGTGGCGGACTTCCATTTCAAGTCCGTCAGCTTCATCTCGCCGGCCGGCCCCGTCAAACGGGGTTCGCCCCAGTCGGCCCAGTCACACCCGTAACCATTGCCTCCATCGGTGACGACGAGGTACAGCTCTTTTGCATCGCCGAGTTCCACGTTGATATCGACGCCGTTGGCAGCCTTGGTGATCGTCTTGCTCGCGAAGATCGGTTTCGCACCTGCTGACTTGGCGTTTGCGTTGATCACAGACCGCTTGATCTTGCGACCGACCTTCTTTTGTTCACCCGGTTTGGGTTCGTCCTGATTCGCTTCCAGGTCTTCTTGAGTCGGATTCGCGGTGGTCACGCCATTGGCGGGCACTTCCCCGTGCGCGGTCCAGACGATCGCGTTGAGCATGACCTTGCGGAAATTTTCGTCGCCCCAGTTCCAGTGAAAGTGTCCGCCGGTGAAACCAAAGCCGCGGCCACCGCCGTCTCGCTCGGCGGCCCAAGCCATGTGCTGGATTTCACCGTTGGCAACCGCTTTGCGAACAGCAGGGTTACCACTGTGGGGACCATCGCCGCGTCGCATGGTTTCCTCCGGCGGATGCGCCGACAAAATCGGCGTGACGCCCTTCATGCCGTCGCGAAACCGCATGTGAAAGTACCATTCATCATTGATCTTGAAGGGTTTCACACCTCGCGTCGTCGGGTGATCTGGAAACGAGGTGTAGTCGGCGGACCAGTGAGGATTGACGGACCAATGAGGCTCAAAGTAGCCGCCCATCCAGTCCAAAAACGCATCGCCCGGTTTTCCCTTGACCGTTTCCACGCCGTAGTGAATGCAGACCAGTCCGGCACCTTTCTTCATGATCGGATCAAATTCATCCAGGTGCGGGTTCAACAAGTGTCCGCCGCCGCCGTCACAGTACACGACCACCGAATCGGCGTCGGCCAACGCTTGGGCTCCTTCCTGTGGCCAGCCGTTGCGGAACACTTGGACTTCAAAGTTCGGCATCGCCTCAGCAAGCGCGCTGGCCAACAGTTGGCTTCCAGCGTAGTGCTCGTGTGAACCGTAGCCGTGACTCGGTCTGCCTGCGATGAAAACGACCTTCTTCTTTTCGCCGCTCGCTTTGCTCACGGCATCGTCGAGTTTCTTGAGGCGAATGTTACGGAACTGAACCTTCATCGGCGGTCCGGCGTGCAACTGCAGGGCGATGATGCCTGAGTCACGTCGCTGCTCGGTGTCGTTGTCCGTACACTCGGCGGTGGGCACACCGTTGATCTTATGGACGAAATGGAATCCGTCGGCGGTGATGGAGTATTCGTTCCAGTCTTCTTTCTTGATCTTGGATTGAATCTCTGCCGACTCACCCACGGAGCCAACGACCTTGACGGTGAACTTTCCGTCGTTGCGAACCAGTTCGGTTTTCTGGCCTCGGTTGGCGAGGATGCCGCGGAACTTTTCGCCGTAGAGGATTCCCGAGTAGGTATCACCTGCTTCGAAATCACCCTGGTAGCCACCGACCACCCATTTTTGATTTTCGGCATCGGGCTCAAAACTGCGATATTGAACGCCGGAGTTGCCGCCGATGATCTTGTACTCGAACCGCAACTCAAAGTTGCCGAACTCACCACCGCGGTAGATCAGGAACGTGTTTCCCTTCGTCGGATTGTCCGCCGTCGTCTGGCCGGTGATCGTTCCGTCCTGCACACTCCAGAACTTTGGGTTGCCATCCCAGTTCTCCAGCGTCTTGCCATCGAACAGTGAGACGAAACCGTCTTCGGCGGCACCGACGTTTCCGGCGAAGAGAAACAGCAGGGGTAGGAAAATGAACAAGCGAAGCGATCGCATATTTCAAGCCTCGTGGGAATCAGCGGGGGGGGGTGAGCGGCCATGAAGCGAGTCTTGCAGGCCTGGAAGGAACGCTGGGGACGATTATAGCCACTCTGCGCAAGGATTTCTTGGTCTCGCCGATCGCCGTTTTGGCTGGCGCCGATTTGCAGCCAACGCTCATCCACGGAGATTTCCCCGTTGGTGATCGCATTGGCCGGCATAGGACGATTGACTCCGTTTGCAACAAAGAACACGTGGAAAAACGCCTTTCAAGTAGCTGAGCCTCGTTAGCCGGACGATTCGCGACTCGGGCAGAGGCAGGCGACGCCGCTAACCTTCAATCCGGCCGGTCCGAATGGTTGCATCGTGCACAGACGAATATCGCACACAGGCGAATATAGCGGGACACTTGAATTCGAAACCTCGCCCTGAAACGGTCCATATCGCACACCGCGATCACACAGTCCGAGGCATTCACGATTGCTTCGAGAAAATTTGTTCGGTCTAGCTATCTGCATCATTCGAATCGCACACTCTGACCGACTGCTGCTACCAATCGGCTGATGGATGAGGCACATGCTTTGCTACCTCAGCAACAACACGTGTCTCCGGTGATTAATCTCTTTCCAAGACAAGTGCTCAAGAAGTTCGGCAATCACCGCCTACAGAGAAGCATCATGAATTTCATCGCGTCTCACTCAAGTGTACCAGATGAACAGTTGCCAAGCCCGGCTTGCTTTGGGGAACGCGAGTCAATCGACGAGCCGATCGCGATCATTGGGATCGGTTGTCGCTTGCCGGGCAACATCAAGAGCCCTAACGACTACTGGCGAATCCTGTGTGACGGGGTCGACACGATCGAAGAAGTGCCTTCGACTCGCTGGGACCAATTCAAGTTTTATGACAGTGAGCTAGGCCAGCAAGGAAAGATCATCACGAAATGGGGCGGATTCGTCAAAGACATTGACAAGTTCGATCCAGGCTTCTTTGGGATTTCTCCACGTGAAGCCGCCTGCATGGACCCGCAACAACGATTGGTTCTGGAGTCTGCGTGGGAAGCGTTGGAGGACGCCGGGCAGCGAGTCGAATTGCTGGCAGGTACGAACGTCGGCGTCTTTGTTGGTGTGTCAACCTTTGACTATGGGTTGATGCAAAACACATTCAATGACGTCAGCGGCGCGGGACCGTACACCAACACGGGACAAGCGCTTTCGATCTGTGCAAATCGACTTTCGTTTGTCATGAACTGGAAAGGGCCAAGTTTTGCCGTCGATACTGCTTGCTCCTCGTCATTGCTCGCCTGCCACATGGCCGTCAACAGCATTCGTAGTGGTGAATCGTCGATGGCGATGGTATCAGGTGTCAATTTCATTTGTGCTCCGTCCACCTATGTCGGCTTCACGGCGATGGGCATGCTGTCGCCGGATGGTCGATGCAAGGCTTTTGATGCATCGGCCAACGGTTTTGTTCGCGCAGAGGGAGGTTGCAGTGTCCTGCTCAAACCGTTGAAACAAGCCTTGGTAGACTGTGACCGGATTTATGCACTCGTTGCCGGTTCAGCATGTAACCAGGACGGGCACACGCCCGGATTGACGATGCCCAGTGAGGCGTCGCAACAAGCTCTGGTTCTAGAAGCGTGTCGTCGCTCGCGAATCGAACCGTCGCAGATCCGCTATGTCGAGGCGCACGGCACAGGAACACCCATCGGCGATCCGATCGAGGCCAATGCTTTGGGCTCCATCCTGGGACGCGGCCGCAATGTTGACAATCCATGTCTGATCGGATCCGTGAAAACCAACATCGGGCATCTCGAAGCAGGTTCTGGAATTGCCGGTTTGATCAAGGCGGCGCTCGTCCTCAAGCATCGCCAAGTTCCTCCCAACGTGCACTTCAACGATCCCAATCCTGAGATTGACTTTACGGCACTTCGACTCAAAGTGCCAACCGAGATGACGGAGTTGCCCGTAGGCAACGGCCCGGCCTACGCAGGGATCAATTCATTCGGGTTTGGAGGTACTAACGTTCATGTGGTTTTGCGTGAGTATCAACCTCTACCGGTGCGGCAGAGCGGAAACGCAAACCATCGTCGCGTAGGGTTCATGCCGATTTCCGCAAAGTGTCCCGAATCCCTCAGAGCGATGGCAAAAACTTACGCAGACGCAATGCAGGACGGAGGGATGTGGTCCGACGCTTCACTGTCCGACATCCTTTACACCACTTCACAGCGACGAAGTCACCATGATTTTCGCACTTGCGTCGTGGCACGAGACAAGAACGAACTCAAGCTGCGTCTCCTCGAATTGGCAGAGAACGACAGTGATCCGTCGATGAAATCGGATCACCCTCAACGGGGTGGGGCTCGGCCAATCGCGTTTGTGTTCTCCGGCCAAGGTCCCCAGTGGTGGGCGATGGGCAGAGAGCTTTTACGAAGTGAACCCGTTTTTAGCGATATCGTCGCGCGTTGCGACTCGCTGATTCAAGAGCTCGGCGTCTGGTCTTTACTAACGGAACTGTCACGCGACGAAGCAACCACTCGTATCAACGACACGACGTATGCTCAACCAGCGATCTTTGCAATCCAAGTGGGCCTGGTGGAGCTTTGGAAATCATGGGGGATCAAACCGCATGTCGTTGTCGGACACTCGGTGGGAGAAGTCGCTGCTGCATACGCTGCAGGCATCTTGAATCTCAAAGATGCCGTGAAAGTGATCTTCTTTCGTGGGCAAACCATGGGAGTTGTGCGAGATGCCGGAGCGATGCTGGCAGTTTCCATGACGCCAGACGAAGCCACCAAGTACATTCGCCCATGGAAACATCGAATTGACTTGGCAGCGGTGAACGGCCCATCGACCGTAACCCTCTCGGGCGACACAAGCATGATCGCACAAATGGAACATGACTTGGAGTCGATGAGGATCTTCACTCGCCGT from Stieleria varia carries:
- a CDS encoding PVC-type heme-binding CxxCH protein, whose translation is MRSLRLFIFLPLLFLFAGNVGAAEDGFVSLFDGKTLENWDGNPKFWSVQDGTITGQTTADNPTKGNTFLIYRGGEFGNFELRFEYKIIGGNSGVQYRSFEPDAENQKWVVGGYQGDFEAGDTYSGILYGEKFRGILANRGQKTELVRNDGKFTVKVVGSVGESAEIQSKIKKEDWNEYSITADGFHFVHKINGVPTAECTDNDTEQRRDSGIIALQLHAGPPMKVQFRNIRLKKLDDAVSKASGEKKKVVFIAGRPSHGYGSHEHYAGSQLLASALAEAMPNFEVQVFRNGWPQEGAQALADADSVVVYCDGGGGHLLNPHLDEFDPIMKKGAGLVCIHYGVETVKGKPGDAFLDWMGGYFEPHWSVNPHWSADYTSFPDHPTTRGVKPFKINDEWYFHMRFRDGMKGVTPILSAHPPEETMRRGDGPHSGNPAVRKAVANGEIQHMAWAAERDGGGRGFGFTGGHFHWNWGDENFRKVMLNAIVWTAHGEVPANGVTTANPTQEDLEANQDEPKPGEQKKVGRKIKRSVINANAKSAGAKPIFASKTITKAANGVDINVELGDAKELYLVVTDGGNGYGCDWADWGEPRLTGPAGEMKLTDLKWKSATTDFGQVRVDKNAGGAKLQINGKPVAYGFGTHANSVIAFDLPTGYNRFQARAGLDNGGTDQGSCGDSSSVEFLVYTSKPPTPSGTGGGGSREASAALDGLEVGEGLAASLFAAEPQLLSPSNIDIDHRGRVWVCEIVNYRKHLGQRPEGDRILILEDTDSDGQADKETVYYQGTDIDSPHGVCVLGNKVIVSAGDKVQVFTDTDGDDKPDSKEVLFSGISGSQHDHGIHAFTFGPDGKLYFNFGNAGREIKDKDGNLLVDMAGNRVTVDRKPYQEGMVFRCNLDGSEFETLGWNFRNNWMVTVDSYGSLWQSDNDDDGNKGVRINYVMEFGNYGYKDEKTGAGWKTARTGMSNEVPLQHWHLNDPGVVPNLLQTGAGSPTGITVYEGDLLPMFRGQLLHCDAGPNVCRAYILSDDGAGYSAKIRDILTGTQDKWYRPSDVKIAPDGSLVVADWYDPGVGGHGMGDLDKGRLFRILPLDHSGKYNVPKFDFSTADGAIEALKNPNYATRYLAWQALHKMGRGAEAALQKMTASDNPIYRARALWLLGKIEGNGAKTVQQALADKDPNIRIVGIRLARQLEMSVDQYANAVVRDPSPQVRRELLVALRHSTAPQAAELWAQLAQQYDGKDRWYLEALGLASDPRADEFFATWLEQVGEDWNTPAGRDIVWRSRAGDAASYLVKILQDSSTPADQTDHYMRAFDFHDGAKKEAALKSLLGL
- a CDS encoding c-type cytochrome, producing MILRTTFVLFVAAFLAVDLVCADEPPALNPKDKLVVETVLRMKSFDLNSSEPAKAAVLRYLKSQPGTDQYFELIGRFQPTEITDDLVAYSLSHADETGGVRAADALFAMGQEKALLSIAKGDNAVKATSAIGLIGRSGGKKTVTMLLPLLTDSNTTVELQSAAIAALGRQTAGQKEVLGLVAAGKLANELKFAAANVLLSSDDEAIAAEASKYLELPATKDSKPLPTVAELVKRKGNVDAGGIVFRTEGTCINCHKVRGEGKEVGPDLTEIGSKLSREAMYVSILDPSAAVSHNFETYSLLTEDGSTVTGLLISETDQAVTLRTSEGIDKTVAQDSIEILKKQSKSLMPQDLQRLMTVDQLVDLVEYLMTLRKSGGATD
- a CDS encoding class I SAM-dependent methyltransferase, translated to MTVDQILDRERIVGDPAFLQSLVLVYGAWWGEYLALHFGGQWTGVSEPTPPKLLIGGVIYSPLDAVRRRLTDPSSPSLNELSAALRRDKESSNIPIQQQNRQAWDDKANDPRFVFSGILPESRQEALQAVDPWLRDEVCFSGGSLLCLAAGGGTHGPLHAIAGANVTVVDFSSLQLSIDRLVAQRMGLSLQLIEASMDDLSMLGDATFDAVLHPVSLCYVADVWPVYREIARVLKPSGVYFSQQKQPGSLQATDFDPASGFRIAHPCDEGRRLPGGTECNGYRETGTVEFVHGLDMLLGGLCRSGFMIEEISEPPRGDAWAPEGSLEHRARFLPPYLKIRARRNGQSIGLRR